A region from the Variovorax sp. V93 genome encodes:
- a CDS encoding DUF2169 domain-containing protein, translating into MKTVKPLRLSVLTRPFLRAQNQRLALTVIGMHTLGEGGVLLPETELWKTVSAEVGNQSAIDLGIPKLRPEFLVSGQAYTCHQQDKTRCAVDLRVGALRRQFLVSGDRYWLDGRATEPQAFDTMRLDWRHAFGGPGFAANPAGIGYAPEMVNGLLVQRLPNVERPGDGMDRPDRRPAPACPGAMDVDLPERLKLLGSDYGDQWRETLYPGFARDMDWQFFNAAAPEQRWTDELSIPAAVPYEIWNMHPEHAVLRGRLPDLRARGFVARKSARPLALEEVPLRLTTAWFFPHVAQVMLIFHGETPIVEDDAADITHVMPAMETADSPLRPLSHYEKVFENRCNLEKGAIHALLDEELLPASAIGPWLDQIDARESILARNIKDRGERLRAELTARGLEAGHKARHFRERPLPAPFGKMPTLAELPEFIEKTRAYQREQERTLEEARQEVAMAARDNASESRKAGFDSGRIIEESQNAQLKGPPKFEAETIVKGLAGIAAATGTPAMSAAEHAELQAAGQRGRQGMLALYRMGAHHQAAADPMAAQHNAQARERVLAAMAADRDLSAMDLTGCDLSGLDLRGARMHQTLLEGARLKGSRLDGADLSQSVLVRADLSQASLTGCNLERANLSLARCENTNFAQARFERTQMEKLRLDGCCLDEAKWSHLLLQGIELVDCSLRRADLSYLSMAEHCRLTRCDFGEARLEKVLFVQAEFESVDFSGAAVEACSWAHTPLDKGIRFRRAMLKTTSFVGTTDLRGADFEDATLVHCTLRELPLDGANFRRATLDTCDFSSASLKGADLRAAAAPDSLFIRADLTRASLRLANLMNANLQKACLVDADLGEANLFRADVAQSLISRGTLTLGAHIDQIKTLPRRAGAGGA; encoded by the coding sequence GTGAAAACCGTCAAGCCCCTGCGCCTGAGCGTCCTGACCCGGCCCTTCCTGCGCGCGCAAAACCAGCGTCTCGCGCTCACCGTGATCGGCATGCACACCCTCGGCGAAGGGGGCGTGCTGCTGCCGGAGACGGAGCTCTGGAAGACCGTCTCTGCCGAAGTGGGAAACCAGTCCGCGATCGATCTCGGCATTCCCAAGCTGCGGCCCGAGTTCCTGGTGAGCGGCCAGGCCTACACCTGCCACCAGCAGGACAAGACACGCTGCGCGGTCGACCTGCGCGTCGGCGCCTTGCGGCGCCAGTTCCTCGTCTCGGGCGACCGCTACTGGCTGGATGGACGCGCCACCGAGCCGCAGGCTTTCGACACCATGCGCCTGGACTGGCGGCACGCGTTCGGCGGCCCCGGCTTTGCCGCCAACCCCGCGGGCATCGGGTACGCACCCGAGATGGTCAATGGCCTGCTGGTGCAGCGGCTTCCCAACGTCGAACGCCCGGGCGATGGCATGGACCGCCCCGACCGGCGTCCGGCCCCCGCCTGCCCGGGTGCGATGGACGTCGATCTGCCCGAGCGCCTGAAGCTGCTGGGATCGGACTACGGCGACCAGTGGCGCGAGACGCTCTACCCCGGCTTCGCGCGCGACATGGACTGGCAGTTCTTCAACGCCGCGGCCCCGGAACAGCGCTGGACCGACGAACTGTCCATCCCCGCAGCCGTGCCCTACGAGATCTGGAACATGCACCCGGAGCATGCGGTGCTGCGCGGACGGCTTCCGGATCTGCGCGCACGCGGCTTCGTGGCGAGAAAGTCTGCGCGACCCCTGGCACTGGAAGAGGTGCCGCTGCGGCTGACCACCGCCTGGTTCTTCCCGCACGTGGCGCAGGTCATGCTGATCTTCCACGGCGAGACGCCCATCGTCGAGGACGACGCCGCGGACATCACGCATGTCATGCCGGCGATGGAGACGGCGGACAGCCCGCTGCGCCCCCTCTCCCACTACGAGAAGGTCTTCGAGAATCGCTGCAACCTGGAGAAAGGCGCGATCCATGCGCTGCTCGACGAGGAACTGCTGCCGGCCTCGGCCATCGGCCCCTGGCTGGACCAGATCGACGCGCGCGAATCGATCCTGGCGAGGAACATCAAGGACAGGGGCGAGCGCCTGCGCGCCGAGCTGACGGCGCGCGGCCTGGAGGCCGGCCACAAGGCGCGCCATTTCCGGGAACGGCCGCTGCCGGCGCCTTTCGGCAAGATGCCCACGCTGGCCGAACTGCCCGAGTTCATCGAGAAGACGCGCGCCTACCAGCGCGAACAGGAACGCACGCTGGAGGAAGCCAGGCAGGAGGTCGCGATGGCGGCCCGGGACAACGCATCCGAATCGCGCAAGGCGGGCTTCGACAGCGGCCGGATCATCGAGGAAAGCCAGAACGCGCAGCTCAAGGGCCCGCCGAAATTCGAGGCCGAGACGATCGTCAAGGGGCTGGCCGGCATCGCCGCGGCCACCGGCACTCCGGCCATGAGCGCCGCCGAGCACGCCGAGCTGCAGGCCGCCGGACAGCGGGGCCGGCAGGGCATGCTGGCGCTGTACCGCATGGGGGCCCACCACCAGGCCGCTGCCGATCCGATGGCCGCGCAACACAATGCGCAGGCGCGCGAACGCGTACTCGCCGCCATGGCCGCGGACCGCGACCTGTCCGCCATGGATCTGACGGGCTGCGACCTGTCGGGCCTCGATCTGCGGGGCGCCCGCATGCACCAGACCTTGCTCGAAGGCGCCCGCCTAAAGGGCAGCCGCCTGGATGGCGCCGACTTGAGCCAATCGGTGCTGGTGCGCGCCGACCTGAGCCAGGCGTCGTTGACGGGCTGCAACCTGGAGCGTGCCAACCTCAGCCTCGCCCGCTGCGAAAACACCAACTTCGCACAGGCCCGCTTCGAACGCACGCAGATGGAAAAGCTACGCCTCGACGGCTGCTGCCTCGACGAAGCGAAGTGGAGCCATCTGTTGCTGCAGGGGATCGAACTCGTGGATTGCAGCCTGCGGCGTGCCGACCTGAGCTACCTGAGCATGGCCGAACACTGCCGGCTGACGCGCTGCGACTTCGGCGAGGCACGCCTGGAAAAGGTGCTGTTCGTGCAGGCCGAATTCGAGTCGGTGGATTTCTCCGGCGCCGCCGTCGAAGCCTGCAGCTGGGCCCACACGCCGCTCGACAAGGGCATCCGGTTTCGCCGTGCCATGCTCAAGACCACCAGCTTCGTCGGCACCACGGATCTTCGCGGGGCCGATTTCGAGGATGCCACGCTGGTGCATTGCACCTTGCGCGAGCTGCCGCTCGATGGCGCGAACTTCAGGCGGGCTACGCTCGATACCTGCGATTTCTCCTCCGCGTCGCTCAAGGGCGCGGACCTGCGCGCGGCGGCGGCGCCCGACAGCCTCTTCATCCGCGCCGATCTCACGCGTGCCTCCCTGCGGCTCGCCAATCTCATGAATGCCAATCTTCAGAAGGCCTGCCTGGTCGATGCCGACCTGGGCGAGGCCAACCTGTTCCGTGCCGATGTCGCGCAGTCCCTCATCAGCCGCGGCACGCTCACCCTGGGTGCCCACATCGACCAGATCAAGACACTGCCCCGGCGCGCCGGGGCGGGCGGCGCGTGA
- a CDS encoding type VI secretion system Vgr family protein — MPRTVQVHTVLNAEQLKFRAMRGQEGLSQLFEFEVDMVSPSFNLDLKTLLGTSLTLELQDEGASRFLNGTVVRFELVGRANETARHYIYRALVQPWLWYLTRTTDCRIFQNKSVPDVLDEVLGKYGFEYEKRLSGSYRPWEYCVQYQESDFAFACRLMEHEGIAYHFEHRNGSHLLVLADDVGGYSTLPGHATIAYRPRDRVVNAMEPCIDQWRISEQITSGRVMLDDFDFRKSRASLQSVQQDPKGHDHSGYEVYEWLGGYSENDQGDSYAKIRLQELQCAHELATGHTNVAGMAPGYLFQMTHCPREADNREYLVTQTRYDLQEPEYATGGTAESVCEFDFTVLPSSVPYRPARKTPKPRTNGPQTATVVGPEEIWTDRFGRVKLQFRWDRYGQSDENSSCWVRVSSNWAGSNYGTMHMPRVGQEVIVDFIGGEPDRPIITGRVYNNDQMPPWELPANATASGILTRSSSGGAANQANMLRFEDRTGAEQILLHAERNLDVEVEANETHTTDGTRTTLIKGHESATYQSGETRDITAGAKETITGGDTRDVTGGFSETVQGGVTQSISGGKKRTLSGGLDDTITGGVKLAITGGFHGTIDGQEIRFVSGGRSDTINTSNNVKVNGPSTTTVTGPTVHTSPDVTFNTTNHIHNTTQHVINTNVYNTTSNTYNNLTVNYTNNSATYTNNYAKSSDWRWFRLGGTGLNMDVSGISLGVVAVRSMAIGVQAQAIGVKLEAVGAEWKNKAMSLGDAGALIQLVGTEIKTGGLRAGIQALKILL; from the coding sequence ATGCCACGTACCGTCCAGGTTCATACCGTACTCAACGCCGAGCAGCTCAAGTTCCGCGCGATGCGGGGACAGGAAGGCCTCTCGCAGCTGTTCGAGTTCGAGGTCGACATGGTCAGCCCGAGCTTCAATCTCGACCTGAAGACGCTGCTGGGTACTTCGCTCACGCTCGAACTGCAGGACGAAGGCGCCTCGCGCTTTCTCAACGGCACCGTGGTGCGCTTCGAGCTGGTGGGCCGCGCCAACGAAACCGCCCGCCACTACATCTACCGCGCGCTGGTGCAGCCCTGGCTCTGGTACCTCACGCGCACCACCGACTGCCGCATCTTCCAGAACAAGAGCGTGCCCGACGTGCTCGACGAGGTGCTCGGCAAATACGGCTTCGAGTACGAGAAGCGCCTCTCGGGCAGCTACCGGCCCTGGGAATACTGCGTGCAGTACCAGGAGAGCGACTTCGCCTTCGCCTGCCGCCTCATGGAGCACGAGGGCATCGCCTACCATTTCGAGCACCGCAACGGCTCGCACCTGCTGGTGCTGGCCGACGACGTGGGCGGCTACAGCACCCTGCCGGGCCACGCCACCATTGCCTACCGTCCGCGCGACCGCGTGGTGAATGCGATGGAGCCCTGCATCGACCAGTGGCGCATCTCTGAGCAGATCACCTCGGGCCGCGTGATGCTCGACGACTTCGACTTCAGGAAGTCGCGCGCCTCGCTCCAGAGCGTGCAGCAGGACCCGAAAGGCCACGATCATTCAGGCTACGAAGTCTATGAATGGCTGGGCGGCTACAGCGAGAACGACCAGGGCGACAGCTACGCGAAGATCCGCCTTCAAGAGCTGCAGTGCGCGCACGAACTGGCCACGGGGCACACCAACGTGGCCGGCATGGCACCAGGCTACCTGTTCCAGATGACGCACTGCCCGCGCGAGGCCGACAACCGCGAATACCTCGTCACCCAGACCCGCTACGACCTGCAGGAGCCCGAGTACGCCACCGGCGGCACCGCCGAATCGGTGTGCGAGTTCGACTTCACCGTGCTGCCCTCCAGCGTGCCCTACCGCCCCGCGCGCAAGACGCCCAAGCCGCGCACCAACGGCCCGCAGACCGCCACCGTGGTCGGCCCCGAAGAAATCTGGACCGACCGCTTCGGGCGCGTGAAGCTGCAGTTCCGCTGGGACCGCTACGGCCAGTCGGACGAGAACAGCTCGTGCTGGGTGCGCGTGTCGAGCAACTGGGCCGGCTCCAACTACGGCACCATGCACATGCCGCGCGTGGGCCAGGAAGTGATCGTCGATTTCATCGGCGGCGAGCCCGACCGTCCCATCATCACCGGCCGCGTCTACAACAACGACCAGATGCCGCCCTGGGAGCTGCCCGCCAACGCCACGGCCAGCGGCATCCTCACGCGCTCCAGCAGCGGCGGCGCGGCCAACCAGGCCAACATGCTGCGCTTCGAGGACCGCACGGGCGCCGAGCAGATCCTGCTGCATGCCGAGCGCAACCTCGACGTCGAAGTGGAAGCGAACGAAACCCACACCACCGACGGCACCCGCACCACGCTCATCAAGGGCCACGAGTCGGCTACCTACCAGAGCGGCGAGACGCGCGACATCACCGCGGGCGCCAAGGAAACCATCACCGGCGGCGACACGCGCGACGTGACCGGCGGCTTCAGCGAGACGGTCCAGGGCGGTGTCACGCAGAGCATCTCGGGCGGCAAGAAGCGCACGCTCAGCGGCGGGCTGGACGACACGATTACCGGCGGCGTGAAACTGGCGATCACCGGCGGCTTCCACGGCACCATCGACGGGCAGGAGATCCGCTTCGTGAGCGGCGGGCGCAGCGACACCATCAACACCTCGAACAACGTCAAGGTCAACGGCCCGTCGACCACGACCGTCACCGGCCCGACGGTGCATACGTCGCCGGACGTGACCTTCAACACGACCAACCACATCCACAACACGACGCAGCACGTCATCAACACCAACGTCTACAACACGACTTCGAACACCTACAACAACCTGACGGTCAACTACACCAACAACTCCGCCACCTACACCAACAACTACGCCAAGAGCAGCGACTGGAGGTGGTTTCGCCTGGGCGGCACCGGCCTGAACATGGACGTATCGGGCATTTCGCTGGGCGTGGTGGCCGTGCGTTCGATGGCCATCGGCGTGCAGGCGCAAGCCATCGGCGTGAAACTGGAGGCTGTGGGCGCGGAGTGGAAGAACAAGGCCATGTCGCTGGGGGATGCCGGTGCGCTCATCCAGCTCGTGGGCACGGAGATCAAGACGGGTGGCCTGCGCGCAGGCATCCAGGCGCTCAAGATCCTGCTCTGA
- a CDS encoding iron-containing alcohol dehydrogenase, producing the protein MALIQYLTQIQFEFGAIQLLSSECARIGINRPLIVTDAGVRAAGVLQKALDAIADLEVAVFDQTPSNPTEAAVRAAVELYRSGRCDGLIAVGGGSAIDCAKGVAIAATHEGPLKTYATIEGGSPKITERAVPLIAVPTTSGTGSEVARGAIVIVDDHRKLGFHSWFLMPKAAICDPELTLGLPPRLTAATGMDAIAHCMETFMSAAFNPPADGIGLDGLERAWLHIERATKDGSDREARLNLMSASMQGAMAFQKGLGCVHSLSHSLGGVDPRLHHGTLNALFLPAVIHFNAGAESVQKEQRLQRMARAMHLDSPGDLGDAIRDMNARLGLPKGLAEVGVTPALFEQIIDGAMADHCHKTNPRLASRDDYKAMLEASM; encoded by the coding sequence ATGGCCCTCATCCAATACCTCACCCAGATCCAGTTCGAATTCGGCGCCATCCAGCTGCTGTCCAGCGAATGCGCGCGCATCGGCATCAACCGGCCGCTGATCGTGACCGACGCGGGCGTGCGCGCGGCCGGCGTGCTGCAGAAGGCGCTCGATGCCATTGCCGACCTCGAGGTGGCGGTGTTCGACCAGACGCCTTCCAACCCCACCGAGGCCGCCGTGCGTGCGGCCGTCGAGCTGTACCGCAGCGGCCGCTGCGACGGGCTCATCGCGGTGGGTGGCGGCTCCGCCATCGACTGCGCCAAGGGCGTGGCGATTGCCGCCACGCACGAAGGCCCGCTCAAGACCTACGCCACCATCGAGGGCGGCTCGCCGAAGATCACCGAGCGCGCGGTGCCGCTCATTGCGGTGCCCACCACCAGCGGCACCGGCAGCGAGGTGGCGCGCGGCGCCATCGTGATCGTCGACGACCACCGCAAGCTCGGCTTCCACAGCTGGTTCCTGATGCCCAAGGCCGCCATCTGCGACCCCGAGCTCACGCTCGGCCTGCCGCCCCGGCTCACCGCCGCCACCGGCATGGACGCCATTGCGCACTGCATGGAAACCTTCATGTCGGCTGCGTTCAATCCGCCGGCCGACGGCATCGGGCTCGACGGCCTGGAGCGCGCCTGGCTGCACATCGAACGCGCCACAAAAGACGGCAGCGACCGCGAGGCGCGCCTCAATCTCATGAGCGCGTCGATGCAGGGCGCCATGGCATTCCAGAAAGGGCTGGGCTGCGTGCATTCGCTGAGCCACAGCCTGGGCGGCGTCGACCCGCGCCTGCACCACGGCACGCTCAACGCCCTCTTCCTGCCGGCCGTGATCCACTTCAATGCGGGCGCCGAATCGGTGCAGAAGGAGCAGCGGCTGCAGCGCATGGCGCGGGCCATGCACCTCGATTCGCCCGGCGATCTCGGCGATGCGATCCGCGACATGAACGCGCGCCTCGGCCTGCCCAAGGGCCTGGCCGAGGTGGGCGTCACGCCCGCCCTGTTCGAGCAGATCATCGATGGCGCCATGGCCGACCACTGCCACAAGACCAACCCGCGGCTGGCTTCGCGCGACGACTACAAGGCGATGCTCGAAGCCTCGATGTAA
- a CDS encoding alpha/beta hydrolase, which produces MNKTLAAVAPGTWRPPLTAKMAGVVERMARAGHPSLDQLTPDEAKASYEKGAGVLEVPKPALARIDDFTIPARDGFAIPARLYAPSATAVLPALMYFHGGGFTVGNIRTHDTLCRVLSSKSGCAVVSVDYRLAPAFKFPTASNDAWDAFAFLAHEGGRVGVDIERLAVGGDSAGGTLAAVCAILARDAGLPLALQMLIYPGTAAHQDTASHRRYAHGPLLTKALIDYFFGQYVRTPADRDDWRFAPLLADDVDGVAPAWIGLAECDPVVDEGIAYADKLRAAGVAVDLEIYRGVIHEFLKMGRAIPEALQAQDDAARALKDALNP; this is translated from the coding sequence ATGAACAAAACCCTTGCCGCTGTCGCGCCCGGCACATGGCGGCCGCCGCTCACCGCGAAGATGGCCGGCGTGGTCGAGCGCATGGCGCGGGCCGGCCATCCTTCGCTCGACCAGCTCACACCCGACGAGGCCAAGGCATCCTACGAGAAAGGCGCGGGCGTGCTCGAAGTGCCGAAGCCCGCGCTGGCGCGCATCGATGATTTCACCATTCCGGCGCGCGATGGCTTCGCGATTCCTGCGCGGCTCTACGCCCCGTCGGCAACGGCGGTGCTGCCGGCGCTGATGTATTTCCATGGCGGCGGCTTCACGGTCGGCAACATCCGCACGCACGATACGCTGTGCCGCGTGCTGAGCAGCAAGAGCGGCTGCGCGGTGGTGTCGGTCGACTACCGATTGGCGCCCGCATTCAAGTTTCCGACGGCATCGAATGATGCATGGGATGCCTTCGCCTTCCTCGCCCACGAAGGGGGCCGCGTCGGCGTCGACATCGAGCGCCTTGCGGTGGGCGGCGACAGCGCCGGCGGCACGCTGGCCGCTGTGTGCGCCATCCTCGCGCGCGACGCGGGCCTGCCGCTCGCGCTGCAGATGCTCATCTATCCCGGCACCGCGGCGCACCAGGACACGGCCTCGCACCGGCGCTACGCCCATGGCCCGCTGCTCACCAAGGCGCTGATCGACTATTTCTTCGGCCAGTACGTGCGCACGCCGGCCGACCGCGACGACTGGCGCTTTGCGCCGCTGTTGGCCGACGACGTCGACGGCGTGGCGCCTGCATGGATCGGCCTGGCCGAATGCGATCCGGTGGTGGACGAGGGCATTGCCTACGCCGACAAGCTCCGTGCCGCGGGCGTGGCGGTCGACCTGGAAATCTACCGCGGCGTGATCCACGAATTTCTGAAAATGGGCCGCGCCATCCCCGAGGCGCTGCAGGCGCAGGACGACGCGGCCCGTGCACTCAAGGACGCACTGAACCCATGA